A window of Bacteroidota bacterium genomic DNA:
TACAGTGAATACTGCATCGCGCATGGAATCATCAGGCGAACCAGGGAAAATAAATATTTCGGGGACAACTTACCAAATCCTTCAAGGTTTTCAAAACCTTGAAGGATTAGAATTCAAGTTCCGCGGAAAAATTCCTGCCAAAAACAAAGGAGAAATTGAGATGTATTTTGTTGAGCGCAGCGAAATGCGAAGCATTCACGAACACAATTGAAAAAAATAAAAAAGCCGTGAGTAAACCCCAATGGGTGTGGAAAAAATTGCCTGAAAACTATTTCTTTCCAGATTTTTTGGGGATTTTCCCTATGAAATTTCATTAGACGAAGAAATCCTCCCATTCGTCCATGTTTTTGTTTTATTCGTTTCAGAAAACTGCCGGTTCGTCTAAATAAGCAGATTAATTCCAACCGCAATTTTTTATTCACGTTCAATGTATAAGAAAGCAATGCCAAAAATAAATAATTATGAAAAGAATTTACACCAAATCGAAAATCCTCATTGAACAGAAGAAATTTTTGATTTCATTATTTTGCCTTTTTTGCTTACAAATTTTTTCTGACAAAATTATTGCACAAAATAACTGCGGGCAAAACACTCCAAGCTTTGTAGTGAACCTTACCGGAAATCCAAACGGAAGCTGGATAAGCCCTTATGTGGTGCGCAACGATACTTGCTGCGGTGCACAAGCACCTGATGCCTGCGTTCAGTTTGAAATTACGCTTGACTCCGCTTCACAGGGAATTTCTTTCAATATTTATTCAGGTGCAATTCCTTCCGGAGCGATGTACTACCAGGTGAATTGCGGTCCGCCCGTAGCAGTCGGAACGCCACTTTGCCTTACCGGAGTAGGTCCATTCTATCTTACTTTCTGCAAGCCGGGAAATAATTCAAACCAGTATATTATCACTTCAATTGCTAAACCATCAGTTTCAGCAAATATTGTTCTCAACCAGGGATGCTCCGGAAAAATATATGCGACCGGATACAATATTTCAACCATCACCTGGACTTCTGTTTATCCCGGTCCGCAGGGAAGTTATGATTCATACCTGAGTTGCAAAAGCGCATGCGACACAACTATTGTCACCGCACAACCGGGTTACCCGCCTTATGTGGATTATATGGTTTGCGGAATTCCTGCAGGCGGATGCAGCACTTTGCCTGTATGCGATACAGTGCGCGTATTTTTTAATCCCACATTGTTTGCAAATATTATTCCGGCAAATCCTACAATATGTTTCGGATATACATCCAAAACCATTACGGCAAGCGCAAGCGGGGGAACAGTTCCCTACACATATTTGTGGAGCACAGGCGCAACATCGCAAACAATCACTGTGGGAGTGGGAAGTTATACCGTAACAGTTCACGATGCAACCAACTGCCCGCCAACAACTGCGACCGTAACCGTAACTTCATTTGCAAATCCTATTACTGCCAATGCAGGAAATGACATAACTGTTTGTGGGCAGAATCCAACTGTTGTACTGAACGGAAATGTAACCGGTGCCAGCGGAGGAATTTGGACCAACGGTTCCGGAACTTTTAATCCGAATAACACCACGCTGAATGCAAGTTATACTCCTTCTTCTTCAGAAATAAATAATGGAATTGCAATGCTGATTCTCATCACGACCGGAAACGGAACCTGTCCTCCGGATTCTGATACACTTGTAATCCACATTGCGGTGAGCCCGAATATTTCAGTGAGCCCGACAAATGTTTTATGCTATGGAATGAACACCGGTTCGGCAACTGCAAATGTGAGCGGAGGAAATCCGCCCTATACTTATCAATGGCTTCCCTGCGGATGCACTGTTAATCCGCTTGGAAATCTTTATTCAGGAACTTACACGGCAATTGTTACCGATGCAAACGGATGTTCTTCTTCCGCTCCTACAATAATTACTCAGCCATCTGTTCTTTCTGCTACAGCATCGGTGAATGGAAATGTTTCTTGCTATGGCGGAAGCAATGGTTCGGCTTCTGTATCGGCATCGGGAGGAATTTCTCCTTACACTTATTCGTGGAGCAGCGGACAAACGACTTCATCCGTGAGCGGATTAACTGCCGGAAATTATTCTGTAGTTATTACTGATAACAATGGTTGTACAAAAACAGATGTGATAAACATTGTTCAGCCTTCAACACTTGCAGTTTCAGTTTCGCAGCAGGATGTGCAATGCTACGGAATGAGCAACGGCTCGGCTTCTGTTTCTGCAAACGGAGGAACATCTCCTTATTCTTACCAGTGGAATACAGGGCAAACTACTTCGTCAATCACAGGGCTTTCATCCGGAAATTATTTTGTGACTGTGACTGACAGTAAGGGCTGTATAAATGTTCAGAATATTTTTATCAGCCAGCCATCGCAGGTGATGCTGAGTATTTTTTCAATGGTAAATGTTTCGTGCTTCGGGGGAAGCAATGGAACAGCAACAGCAGTTACTTACGGAGGAATTCCGCCTTACACGTATATGTGGAATACAATGCCTTCACAAACTTCCGCAAATGCCACCGGACTTTCTGCCGGAAATTATATTGTAACTGTTTTGGACAGCA
This region includes:
- a CDS encoding gliding motility-associated C-terminal domain-containing protein, which translates into the protein MKRIYTKSKILIEQKKFLISLFCLFCLQIFSDKIIAQNNCGQNTPSFVVNLTGNPNGSWISPYVVRNDTCCGAQAPDACVQFEITLDSASQGISFNIYSGAIPSGAMYYQVNCGPPVAVGTPLCLTGVGPFYLTFCKPGNNSNQYIITSIAKPSVSANIVLNQGCSGKIYATGYNISTITWTSVYPGPQGSYDSYLSCKSACDTTIVTAQPGYPPYVDYMVCGIPAGGCSTLPVCDTVRVFFNPTLFANIIPANPTICFGYTSKTITASASGGTVPYTYLWSTGATSQTITVGVGSYTVTVHDATNCPPTTATVTVTSFANPITANAGNDITVCGQNPTVVLNGNVTGASGGIWTNGSGTFNPNNTTLNASYTPSSSEINNGIAMLILITTGNGTCPPDSDTLVIHIAVSPNISVSPTNVLCYGMNTGSATANVSGGNPPYTYQWLPCGCTVNPLGNLYSGTYTAIVTDANGCSSSAPTIITQPSVLSATASVNGNVSCYGGSNGSASVSASGGISPYTYSWSSGQTTSSVSGLTAGNYSVVITDNNGCTKTDVINIVQPSTLAVSVSQQDVQCYGMSNGSASVSANGGTSPYSYQWNTGQTTSSITGLSSGNYFVTVTDSKGCINVQNIFISQPSQVMLSIFSMVNVSCFGGSNGTATAVTYGGIPPYTYMWNTMPSQTSANATGLSAGNYIVTVLDSNGCSMMIAVNITEPPALSLIMNWVNAKCYGTNSGSASVSVSGGTPPYSYSWSNNQTSSSATNLSAGNYSVTITDANGCTHTNTVSISQPAVLNAVVANVQNVSCYGMQNGSASVNASGGTSPYYYQWSNGQTTSSATNFSAGNYSVMISDANGCTAPATVTISQPNAIAVSVSPDDTVCPGQNTTISANASGGTSPFTYFWQPSVGFGNSQIVHPTSSTTYTAIVTDAHGCTNTGIVNILVYDLTIALAVNATPHICEGQVATVSASVTGNYITNYYWSNNLGNGAGPYVVSPSGTTTYSVTVTNMCGATATASATVIVYPLPQIHLAPQSASGCDNVALQFSDTSSANAGSTYFWNFGDGFTSSQANPSHTYSSSGNYAVTVTVTTHNGCSSSAQTYCTVTVIPSPDAEFTSDPPLETSIINPGFHFYDASKNATQWKWSFGDGANSSLENPVHTYAQTGIYVVKLITLNNGGCIDSIIKTVEVKPEFAFYIPNTFSPNGDHLNDVFSGKGMEITQYDMQIFDHWGEIIFETTELEKGWDGTAKGGSEISPEGVYVYKVQLRDFENKEHNYVGNVNLIK